GCTCGCCGGCGTGCCAGGGCGAGGCGGGGCGGGTGTCTGACATGATGTTTTCCTGATTCAGCTTTGGGCGGCGGGCATGGCCACGAAGCCGGGAAGCGCTTCGACGCGGGCCAGCCAGGCGCGGACATGCGGATAGGGCTGCAGCGAGATGTCGCCTTCCGGCGCGCGGGCGGTGTAGCTGTACAGCGCGACGTCGGCGATGGTGGCGGCGGCGCCGGCCAGGAAGGGGCGCTCGGCCAGCTCCTCATCCATCACCTGCAGCAGCGCGCGGGCCCGGTTGGCGGCCAGCTCGTAATCCAGCGGCACGCCGCGCCATTTGTGCAGCCGCGCCTGAGCGGCGCCGAAGGCGAGCGGGCCGGCGGCGGCGGAC
This genomic window from Chromobacterium phragmitis contains:
- a CDS encoding glutathione S-transferase family protein, which codes for MTRTAIQLYDFPLSGHSHRARLMLSLLGLEYETVPVKLADGEQKQPAFLKLNRFGQVPVLVDGESVVPDSNAILVYLARRYGHGDWLPADPLGEARVQRWLSAAAGPLAFGAAQARLHKWRGVPLDYELAANRARALLQVMDEELAERPFLAGAAATIADVALYSYTARAPEGDISLQPYPHVRAWLARVEALPGFVAMPAAQS